GTAACTGCCCTGCAGCTGCCCTCAGCCACAGCCCCAGGTATGCCCCCTTGCCTCTGGGTGACAGCGGGGTGGGTGGCATGGTGGTCTCTCTGATGGGGATCAAGGAGATGGCCTCTTTCCATGTTGTTGGGGGCCTCCTGTACAGGGCCCTGACGTCCCACCATAGAGGGGCTCCACTTTGCTACCTGGGGCTAAACTCTTTGGGGACCCCTCCCCTACTGTCCTGGGCTACCTCTGATTGCTTGCCCTTTATCTACTCCCCACAGGAAACTTCCTCCTGGCCAACCCTGTGTCTGGCAGTCCCATTGTGACAGGGGTGGCCGTGCAGCAAGGCAAGATCATCCTAACGGCCACCTTCCCCACCAGCATGCTGGTCTCTCAGGTCTTGCCGCCAGCGCccagcctggccctgcccctaaaGCCAGACCCTGCTCTCTTGGTGCCCGAAGGAACCCTCCCAGTGGCCCCAAGCCCCGCGCTCCCTGAAGCCCACACTCTAGACACTCACTCTGGGCAGCAGCCCCCTCCTGCTGCCACCACCGCTACCACCTCCAGTGCCACCACTACCGTCACCACTGCAGCTGCCACCACCACCGGGGACCTGCCCTTCGCCCCTGATTCCACCGGCCTCCTGCCCAgcttccctgctcccccaccgCCAGAGGGGTTGCTGCTGCCCCCACCTGCCACCGCTGTGCCTGTGTGGCCCACGGGGCTGGAACTGAGCTCGGGAGCTGAGGGGCTCCCTGCGCAGGCCTCCCCCACTGTGCTGAGGCTGCCAGACCCCGACCCTGAGGGGCTGCTGCTGGGGGGCACAGCAGGGGGTGAGGTGGATGAGGGGCTGGAAGCTGAGGCCAAGGTCCTGACCCAGCTGCAGTCGGTGACTGTGGAGGAGTCCTTAGAACTGTGACCGGGTCCCACTTCTTGCTACAATGGTGCTCAAAGACCTGGGGCCAGAcagcaggggaggggggggaggaccTCCCAGAAACCATAAAAGATGCCACACTACAGCCTCACAGGGACACAGCCCTGGCCGCTCTGCCCTTGCACATGGGTACCCAGAAGGTCCCGACCCAAGGGCTCTGTCCCCCTCAACCCGGTACTATTGGTGAGCTGGGGACCCTGCCAAGTAGCTGGGCTTCCAAGTTCTTGAGCCTTGTTCCTGGTAACTCCTAACACTATTAATAGCTCCACTGTTCGCCACGGGCCTCTGAATTACatgggcccctggccaggtgggGCGGACCACCCTCTTGACCCAGCACTTTCTGCTGGGGGGGAGGGAATGAAGGTATGGGGGGCCGGGGCTACTGTGCCCCCGCACGCCCAGCCCCAGACCAAAGATCCCTGCCTGCCTGGGGACAGCCTGGGCCCTGCCTCGTTTGTAtcgtaaatctttatttttttagaatGAGTTGTCTCCGTTTCAATAAATAAGTAACAGGCTGTGTTGGAGGCATCCAAGGTGTGAGAAATGGGACCTCCCTCAGAGCACAGTGAAGGTAGGGGTGTGGGGCTCCCCTCCTTGTGGGTGGAGTGCTTGGGGGGGGCTGGGAGCCCGTTCAGAAGGGAGGGCCATTGAGCCTGGGGTTGGCAGTCTTGCTGGCAGCAAGGAGTCCACTGCTTTATTTCAAAAcaataaataatctataaatagAACAGCGGGGTGAACAGGAATTGAGGGTGGCGTCCCCATCCCCCTCCATTTCATTcaggctccagcccccacccaAAGAACACAAACGGGGCAGTAAGCAGGACGGGCCCTCCCTCTGCAGCCGCGATGAGGGGGTGTGCGCTAACCAAGaattgcgggggtggggtggggagactcCAGCAGGCCTCACTGGCGCCGAGGACACGGGCCAGGCTCCGAGGAGCAACGGGACTTGTCGGCCAGCAGCTGATAAAAGGGCTTAGGTGGTTCCCAGTCGTCGTCCTCGTCATCGCTGCTGGAGTATTCCTGCTTCACGATGCGGTTGTGCTGGCGGCTGAACCTGCGAGCCTTGGTGCTGCCGGGGTaccggtgggggtgtgtgtgtgtgtgtgtgctttagtcCCACCCAACCCTGGGCACTGGGCCCCATGCTCCCAGTCGTGCACGTGGTCCAGGGACCAGTTGGGGGCCGGGCCACAGGAGCGGGAGGCCCAAGGAAGATTCAGGGTAAAGCTCCTCCCAACCCATCGCCCTAAATCTTTCCTAAAGTCTGTGCCACAGAGTCCTCCATTCCGGGCGGCCCCCAGCCTGTCCCAGGGCCACGAGCAGGGCTAGGGGTTCAGAGACGGACGGACACACACATAGACCCAGCCCAAGGGCTGATTTCTCACCAATAGGGCTTCCTTTCCTGCGGGGTCATTGTCCGCCAGAGCTGGGCCAACTCCTTGGTAGCAGTGGTGGACGCAGTCCCTGGACAGGCTCTGCGGTGGGGGAAAGGGGCAGAGGGGCATgtcaagcccaggggtgccccgtgGAGCTTCCAGTGACTGTTTGGAACTAGACATCAGGTCTTTCAACAGTGGTGTCTGCCGCTGGGCAGACGCAAACCTCCATCTTATTAGCCCAGCCCATTCACTCACTGCCCACACCAACCAGGGCCTCCTGCCATGGTTCACTTTGATCTCCCTGCACTGCCGAGTGGGCTGTGCATCCCAGAGTCACTGCTCTGGACCTCAACTTCCTAGCTGTAAAATGGCGTGGCTGCCATGGTTGCAGGAGACAACTCCTGGGAGGTGCCTGGTTGGATTTATAAGGAAAATTTTTaaaaccctcaaactcactgatcttgagtcgattctgactcagtgaccctgtgagaAGTATAGATGTGTCCCTGGTGGGGTTGAGAGAATATTAAAACCCGTCAGTCTGGGTTGGCCACTCCACCTGAGTCCCAGTTGAATTGCCCTCCAGGGAAGTGTCAGTCTGTTTTTTCAGAAGATAGCCACGAGGTGCCACAAGGTGGACTTGAACGGTCACTCTGGATTGGCCACCGGTCGTATTTGTACTGCACAAGGCCCCTCCTGGTAACAGGACCTAGGCTTTCCTCTAAGGAACCAGCTCGACCCGCTGTTGGTGAATCGGGCCCCTTCTCACCCCTTGACTGCAGGCCTAGCCTCATGGTTCCGAGCTGGGCAtcggagacagtgaaagtcaccGGACGTAACTAAGGCGTGAAGCCTTCCACAGGAGCTCTCTGCCTGGCTACTGGAGTGGGGGGTTAGCATGTAAGCCTGCACCCATAGGGTGATCCTGCCTCTACAGTGGCCCACTGCTCACGGCCACTCCAGAAAGCTGAGCCACAGACTGCCCGGAACGAGCCGCACCTGCAGTCCACCCCTCTCTGGGCTCTAAAagccaacttctgttctttttcTCAGAAGTCTGAGGGGTGCGTCACTGCCCGTAGCAGGGCCGCACTATGTTCTAGGGGACTGAACCCTGGATGAGGACATCTGGGGGCACCTGCGAGTCGGACCGCGGTGATGTGGGGCAGGGCAAAGGGGGCTCCCCGCTCACCGGATGTACTGCTTCCGGTTCATGCGGCAGAACATGATGAAGCCGTTCACACACTTTTTCTTCCTTTggctctggcctggggctgcccagctcTCCTTGGACATCGTGGGGCCCTTAGCAGCCTGGCTCTTCCTGGCCTTCCTCCCGTTGGGAGGCAGGAGCGAGGTCCTCCGGGTGGGGGTCCACGTGTAGTCCCCATCTTCCTCACTGGAGGACGGAGCGTCCTCGGGGCTGTCAGCTGGGATGTCCTCGGGGATGGCCTCCTGGGCCTCCTGCAAGGGGACAGAGGTGAAAGCACTGGGGGAGGCGGGGATCGGTGACTCCAGCGTGACCCTCGGAGGTGGGCCCTCACCTCCAGCTGCCAGCACAGGGACTCTGTCTCGGTGGTCTCTGAGCCTGGGCTGGACGAGGCCTCGCTGCTTTCGCTCTGGGAAAGGTAGCAGTGGTCAGACAAGACAGAGGGTTGGAGCGGGTCATCGACTTCCATACTGTCTTCGGGGTCCTCAGCTAGGAGGTCCTGAggcgaaggagaaagatgggaagggATATGAGTGGAAAGAAAGGTGTCCATTTATCCTACAACCCGCAGCCATTCTGAGGACACAACGTGCACATAGGGGACAGTTTGGAACAAAGACACCCTCtaaaccacagggggtgtctaCGCACAGCCAGACAGAGGAGGGGGCTCTTGTCACAACCGGTGCCACAACATGGAGACCTAGGCTGCAGGGGGGCGGGGGCTTTGCTTGGAGGCACACTGAGGGTATGTCCAGGGGGCTGGATGATGTGGAAGAGGGCAGAGATGCCCAGCTCTGTGTCCCTGAACTGAATGTGAGAAAGGCTGAGATGGTATTTTGttgtgggtatatatatatatatgaaataatgaAAAGTAAGTTGGTCTCATCCACGCAGCACCCAGACACTCCGATTCCGGGTCCCTTCGACTCTTTGGAAACCAGAGGGATTGGATGGGAACCAGAACTTCTGTCTCCTAGGCTGGGGCAAAGAGGGGGAGTGGGCACTAAAGAAAGTTTGTGGCCAAATTCCGTATCTTTCTCACTCCccaccttaaaaaaatttttttatcattattttccCATTCTATCTTTTCATAAGTTTTTCGAAACTCCTTGgtaattttttccctttcttccagttttccctcccccctcctttctTTCCTAAATGGTTTTTAGAAACCATGAACTGGGATaattttttctcttcattttaatGTGCGGATATATGTATATTAAAGCGGTAAGACCCCACTCTTCAGTCCCCtgaaaacctcaaactcactatcatcgagtcgattctgactcaagtgaccccagaggacagggtaaaaccgACCCTGCGGGTttatgaagctgtaaatctttatgggagttgaaagcctcatcttcctcggagctgctggtgggtttgaacggctaacCTTGGGGTGTACAGCTCATAGTCTAACCTAGCAGGCCACTGGAGCTCCATCTCCTCCCCGATGCTCGGGGTAACCATGAATCTGCTTGTGACCTCTGCATCCACCTGTTCTCTATTTTCCATACGAGTGCCTGGGTGGCAAAAGGTTTACAAGCTTGGCTGTTAACcaggaaggctggtggtttgaggcCAACCCAGAGGCactacaggagaaagacctggctaccTGACTCAGAAAAAGCAGCTCCTGAGAACCCTGTGGAGCCAGTTCCACTGAACTACGGTGGTGACCAGGAGTCTGGATCACCTTGATGGCCACTGGTTGGCAGATTGCGTTGTTCGATCTTGTCCATCAAGTGCTTTCCAGGGGTCCCACTCGGACTCAGAGGGCAGGTAGGTAGGTGGGCTTGGGGTGAGTgtatgggagggggagggaggtggcTGAAAGACAGGGGACAGAAGAGAGCCACAAGCAGGGAGGAGACGTGTGGACAGGCCACACATCCCCGTGCACAGGCATGTGGGTCAGTGCTTACCTTGTTGTCAGACACGCAGGCCAATGGAGGTGAGTCAGGGCCTAAGGTGACGTCTTCCAAGAGCACTGTTGGGGTGAGATGGGGAAGGTTTATCTTGGGGCATCCTCGCCCCACTGCCCCCCCTGCCCAGGCGCCCTCCCCCTCTCTTGGTTTCCTGCTTTGGGATCTTCCAGTACAGTGGAtgaattaataataattaataatctgGCTCTTCTAGCTGTCGCTTGTTACTCCCACCTAACAACTCGCATTTTCCTGCCAGGTACTGAGTTAGAAGGTGAGTGAGCCAATGATGGCATTCTCTGATTCAGCTGTGGGACATGACCATCCTGCTGGGTCTAAAATGAGCCCTCTTGGAAACGGTGAGAGCGTGTGTTTCCGCTTCgagcaagagccaggagcagagcacATCATCTGGATCCCGGGATCCAAGAGCTAGCTGTGTCACCAGAGGACTGactgaggagcagcagcagcagcagcaaaaccaggagccagagtggTGGCTTGCCCagcccacagaacaagcaaggctcagtgcttgggagcaggagagcagttTGTGGAGTGGACTGCCTCGGGGCATGACTTTGGGGGAGCTGGGTGCCTCTGGgctgaggctcatagcagagtggTGTGCCCTCTGAGCACTTACTAGTGGCCCTACAAGAGACTTATAACATTGCCCAAACAGGGCAAGGGCCAGGCCAAGAGacacaggaccagaggtgagactaacctgtatcctgagcatttctcacccaaattttaacctgttaacttcctccataagccccttaatcatgagtattgtctgtgagttcggtGTGCTCGTGGCAGGGAATTCTAGAAGCCGGCTGAACAAGTAGGGCGGGCTATGGGAGATGAGCAGACCTCCTGCCCcaggtgccagtccatcttgtagcTGGTGGGGGCATCTCCAGAGCCCCAAGCAGAGGGAGCAgctcctcctccagctcccagagccCTCCTGACGTCTCTCTGTCAGGACAGTCACCAGGCTGGGAGCTCTGAGGCAGAGCCTGGGCTGGCACCAGTCTGCACTGAAGACACACCGACATCGCCTGATGGATCACACTCACCTTGGGTCAGATAGTCCTCCCCGTCTGCCAGGATCTGACGGAACAGCAGCGGCCCCGGGGAGCTGAAGATGGAGGGGCTGAGCCCCAGGACCTCACTCGGGTGGCCCGTGGCACTCCAGTTCTCATCCTGGGGAGGCTCCAGGGCCAGCAGGCTCCCTGAAAAGGAATCATCTCACTCCAGGTCTAACCAGGGCATCCTCTGTCCCCAGCACAGCAGCTGGCTTGCCGTGCTACCAGACACTGGAGAAGAGACTGCCCGACTTACCTTTGTAGTGCtccggggcgggggggcggggggtaattATCATTACCActaacatcaccaccaccaccaccatcacacttTCCTTGATATTAGCTGCCCTGAGCTATTAGacgcccactcacagcaaccccatgggtTCAGGGCAgggctgctccctggggttttcatGGTCATGACCTTACAGGACCTGATCACCAGGCCTGCACGCT
The sequence above is drawn from the Tenrec ecaudatus isolate mTenEca1 chromosome 18, mTenEca1.hap1, whole genome shotgun sequence genome and encodes:
- the MEIOSIN gene encoding meiosis initiator protein, with protein sequence MGPGREAACESELNTYLGSGGPLGLDYIAGDTKLCGVPVRKKRLSPNRSQRRNHTKKLHELALLLPVALMAGNRKLTKKEILLHVLHYIQYLQKSIDVAKALLKFYTTERKHRFTGLVRKPPGSPARQRHSTPSSSPCSRKSQLRGACQKPQKKKPGRTSERQTRAQKPRRCLTLCKSEVTSSPEQTGESPDGANLPPRCWESSRQPDDAARSSWQGCCVGVCAQDDEAFTAPGVLGDAERICVLNGGQACPWQNLVCGNSSEEVKEYDPWLPVWTPEDSSEGSLLALEPPQDENWSATGHPSEVLGLSPSIFSSPGPLLFRQILADGEDYLTQVLLEDVTLGPDSPPLACVSDNKDLLAEDPEDSMEVDDPLQPSVLSDHCYLSQSESSEASSSPGSETTETESLCWQLEEAQEAIPEDIPADSPEDAPSSSEEDGDYTWTPTRRTSLLPPNGRKARKSQAAKGPTMSKESWAAPGQSQRKKKCVNGFIMFCRMNRKQYIRACPGTASTTATKELAQLWRTMTPQERKPYCTKARRFSRQHNRIVKQEYSSSDDEDDDWEPPKPFYQLLADKSRCSSEPGPCPRRQ